Proteins encoded by one window of Teretinema zuelzerae:
- a CDS encoding Ig-like domain-containing protein — protein sequence MRHSKPNAFLAFVVLISLLTASCSLFLSNDKDETVTVKSLAFSKTTLSLGIGGIEYLILSINPTEAKSNARIEYTYDESVIKVDGDSSGATVSGLRNGNTVLIAKANGQAAACVIGVSGIDPITENAPYISTTMPVVEMEAGTTKKILVSLSKGSSAEMSQFSWSIDKSSIATVEASGQNGIISAKANGVARITVSHPSSTYPLELLVFVKPENEKAIYLTTSQNIISLAHNGADRKVSVSLVNGDGADQNSFTWEVLDSEESATDTISLTANGANAEISPRVDGRATIRVSHPRALYPLDIKVRVVTIIENVYIDVIESKVTVNGSTPANLSVSLKGSTRVDELDPSQFQWTIDDSSICDFASYHNEVVLNGKKNGIAKLTVSHPAAKYPREIMVFVENQADGAVHSGAFITTSQNYIRTKLGLDESELLVSLVGGEAGDERNFVWSVDNPDIISLRTTNGTTGVWGRTASIITQRTNGTAFIEPKKEGSAVIYITHPKALTPTEVLVKVFPSYASFEEPLVIQGQSLLGIVRGTSQKIAVTLQGNVTANDEAALVWSSEDTGVVTVAGSGKEQLVTATGNGQTFINITHPKAENSKKILCYVAETVEELESMKILYSEKTYYSLIAGTNTELYLSYRNVTPQEAESITWQTNNPSVATIAVGANTSVSTVTGVSSGTAIISATLPGSNPVRFTITVYPQGTSLDVLPPAIYFSTGQNVIQFTDINADKTVSVTPVNLPLSEYSNISWVSSDSSIMDVIPNGKTATITSKSNGEAVITVSHPKSENTLKITVRIGDEYIIVNQKEPFISTSKDVVGLIAGAQGEQITAKLENGVESTLFTWDIDDPSIAAISPLGDKCYIVPKVPGQARLIVRHADSTYDKNVLVLVGNTQADIDGLSYLTTTQNVVRMVTGTQQTVSVRLSGTSETSAADYAWTSDNPSVLQIVDNGTTAVLSGITAGVARVTVKHASCVYSLDITVIISNTLQDASSNPYITSGQNILTVTKDGASKNLSVTLAGGQEVDNQHFVWTVDRGDLIQLTANGQNAVVKGISPGECRLTVTHPKASYPFPLVVIVDEPAPSSNLYINPSLPIVSMKPADSAQTVTATLVGGTAEDKYGFVWSADNYNVIDLTYSANTAVITPRQEGKAEITITHPKSPYDGKIIVRVTEYSQFAFSQSSMTIAEGTTQFVAMQVPAIEGEYSGRVTYATDNSKIVTITGTNKVAQVTALATGTAIVTATSPSGAKSDLMIYVKKATEMTAPYITSQTNVLAMKITDSQRSVSASIVGEGISTPDQYNLQWKITDPSIASLIGTSGSNIIVKPLKAGETSIRISHPKTSTIYTIHVQVEGSNAGISLNKNYISTETGKTVEISANIDLGTSEDYKAITWSADKVGGAEIVSILGSGKTVALYSLSTGKTTVTAEFKGKTAKCDVLIAASRQFSFDTQSMRLQPGQKKTFKYVLIPEDAAINWMTNSNEFVTYAVDTSSKTVTVTGLTEGVTKLSGTANSMSASINITCAWDYKLTLNKSLIKAEPRYDSTNPLLYTISYDVNPPNATIGLLIDNDIASYTIDKNKKEIYLKPLKEGSAVFTVSATNPYNNYRFGTQICSLNLGYSNLTVKPSVISKQGKFSRYDEPSGMLILGDGESVNFALGVTETNATYTISNLHFTSSNANIPVALTQSSSTSWNITHPMDYIVKEYLVTHDTYYTWNGSRVILDWQKYSDGGEYVHLAKLGLMAVPITVNNVTTSIDMDIYLSLFDTTFPFKAVYDPKSREDEFGFVIDASSRLKFNKVQRSTPIRMSQSSFKADTNNYIPSLSYKVVDRPGYQSGFEWKYTTYHEGNTTAYFLNDAQLVNSIDESVTSIITLGFINGTITRPNGTQSISIQVMSETRRCAAK from the coding sequence ATGAGACATTCAAAACCTAACGCCTTTCTAGCTTTTGTGGTACTCATTTCTCTTCTGACTGCTTCGTGTAGTTTGTTCTTATCGAATGATAAAGACGAAACCGTTACTGTCAAATCATTAGCATTTTCAAAAACGACTCTTTCTCTGGGTATTGGTGGAATTGAGTACTTAATTCTTTCCATAAATCCGACTGAAGCAAAAAGTAATGCACGAATAGAGTACACATATGATGAATCAGTCATCAAAGTTGATGGAGACTCTTCGGGTGCAACCGTTTCAGGTCTTCGAAATGGAAATACGGTGCTCATCGCAAAAGCAAATGGTCAGGCGGCCGCCTGCGTCATTGGTGTGTCTGGTATTGATCCGATTACCGAGAACGCTCCCTATATATCCACAACCATGCCAGTGGTTGAAATGGAAGCAGGAACCACAAAGAAAATACTGGTATCTTTATCAAAGGGTTCATCCGCTGAGATGTCACAATTTTCTTGGAGTATTGATAAGTCCAGTATTGCTACAGTAGAGGCTTCCGGACAGAATGGAATTATCAGTGCGAAAGCAAATGGTGTTGCCCGAATTACGGTCTCTCATCCTTCAAGCACCTATCCATTAGAACTACTAGTATTTGTCAAGCCGGAGAATGAAAAAGCGATCTACCTTACAACAAGCCAGAATATTATCTCGCTTGCTCACAATGGAGCAGACCGAAAAGTCTCTGTCTCTCTTGTCAATGGGGATGGAGCAGATCAAAATAGTTTTACCTGGGAAGTGCTTGATTCGGAAGAAAGTGCCACTGATACCATTTCGCTAACTGCAAATGGTGCTAATGCTGAAATATCCCCACGAGTAGATGGACGGGCAACCATCAGGGTGAGTCACCCTCGAGCTCTTTATCCTCTTGATATTAAAGTCCGCGTTGTTACCATTATTGAGAATGTGTATATCGATGTTATAGAGAGTAAGGTTACCGTAAATGGTTCAACTCCTGCAAACTTATCGGTTTCGTTAAAGGGGTCGACTCGCGTTGATGAACTCGATCCTTCTCAATTTCAATGGACGATTGATGATTCGTCTATTTGTGATTTTGCTTCTTATCATAATGAAGTTGTCCTGAATGGCAAGAAGAATGGAATAGCAAAGCTCACTGTATCGCATCCGGCCGCGAAATATCCGCGAGAAATCATGGTTTTTGTGGAGAATCAAGCAGATGGCGCAGTGCACTCTGGTGCGTTTATTACGACGAGTCAGAATTATATCCGGACAAAACTGGGACTCGATGAAAGCGAACTCCTTGTTTCTCTTGTTGGTGGTGAAGCCGGAGATGAGAGAAATTTTGTTTGGTCAGTTGATAATCCTGATATCATTTCTCTTCGTACAACAAATGGAACAACTGGAGTTTGGGGACGTACCGCATCTATCATTACACAGCGAACAAATGGAACTGCCTTTATTGAACCTAAAAAAGAAGGTTCTGCTGTTATCTATATCACGCATCCAAAGGCTTTGACCCCTACAGAGGTATTGGTAAAGGTTTTCCCTTCATACGCCTCCTTTGAAGAACCTCTTGTTATCCAGGGGCAATCACTCCTTGGGATTGTTCGCGGAACGTCTCAGAAGATTGCAGTTACCCTTCAAGGTAATGTAACTGCAAATGATGAAGCGGCTCTTGTATGGTCAAGCGAGGATACAGGAGTTGTCACCGTAGCAGGATCTGGAAAAGAACAACTGGTCACTGCAACAGGTAATGGACAGACCTTTATTAATATCACACATCCGAAAGCAGAAAACTCCAAAAAGATACTCTGTTATGTTGCAGAAACAGTAGAAGAACTGGAATCAATGAAAATTCTCTATTCAGAGAAAACATATTACTCACTTATTGCTGGAACAAATACCGAGTTATATCTCTCCTATCGGAATGTAACACCACAAGAAGCTGAGTCTATAACATGGCAAACGAATAATCCTTCTGTGGCAACAATTGCAGTTGGTGCTAATACGAGTGTGAGTACAGTAACTGGCGTTTCAAGTGGAACGGCAATAATTAGTGCAACGTTACCCGGAAGTAACCCTGTGCGATTTACGATTACTGTGTATCCACAAGGAACGAGCCTCGATGTTCTCCCACCCGCAATATATTTTTCTACAGGTCAGAATGTTATTCAGTTCACGGATATTAACGCGGATAAAACTGTATCGGTAACCCCGGTAAACCTTCCATTATCTGAATATTCCAACATTTCATGGGTATCAAGTGATTCATCGATTATGGATGTGATACCAAATGGAAAAACAGCAACCATTACTTCAAAAAGTAATGGTGAAGCAGTGATAACTGTTTCACACCCTAAATCAGAAAACACCTTAAAGATTACTGTACGAATTGGTGATGAATATATCATAGTCAATCAAAAAGAACCCTTTATCAGTACAAGTAAAGACGTAGTTGGACTAATTGCTGGTGCTCAGGGTGAACAAATTACTGCAAAACTTGAAAACGGTGTTGAGTCAACTCTATTCACCTGGGATATCGATGATCCTTCTATTGCTGCGATAAGCCCACTTGGAGATAAGTGCTACATTGTTCCAAAAGTCCCCGGCCAAGCACGTCTTATCGTTCGTCATGCAGACTCAACCTATGATAAAAATGTTCTTGTATTGGTGGGGAACACTCAAGCAGATATTGATGGACTTTCATATCTTACTACAACACAAAACGTTGTTCGGATGGTGACTGGTACTCAACAAACGGTCAGTGTTCGTTTATCAGGTACTTCTGAAACAAGTGCTGCGGATTATGCTTGGACTTCTGACAACCCTTCAGTCTTGCAAATCGTTGATAATGGTACAACTGCGGTATTATCAGGAATTACTGCGGGCGTCGCCCGTGTTACAGTGAAGCATGCCTCCTGTGTCTATTCGCTTGATATTACAGTAATTATATCGAATACTCTCCAAGACGCATCTTCAAATCCATATATCACATCAGGCCAGAATATTCTTACTGTAACTAAAGATGGCGCTTCTAAAAACTTATCCGTTACACTTGCGGGAGGTCAAGAAGTCGATAATCAACATTTTGTATGGACAGTTGATCGTGGAGACCTAATTCAACTTACCGCAAATGGTCAAAATGCAGTTGTGAAAGGTATTTCTCCTGGAGAGTGTCGACTAACCGTCACGCATCCAAAGGCATCCTATCCATTCCCATTGGTGGTAATTGTTGATGAACCGGCTCCATCTTCAAACCTTTATATTAACCCTTCTCTTCCAATCGTTTCAATGAAACCCGCAGATTCTGCACAAACTGTCACAGCTACATTAGTTGGCGGTACCGCTGAAGATAAATATGGCTTTGTATGGAGTGCAGATAACTATAATGTGATTGATCTTACCTATTCTGCAAATACAGCGGTCATAACGCCCCGACAAGAAGGAAAAGCTGAAATAACTATCACGCATCCAAAATCTCCGTATGATGGGAAGATAATTGTCAGGGTTACAGAATATTCTCAATTTGCTTTTTCTCAGTCATCAATGACGATCGCTGAAGGTACGACTCAATTTGTTGCAATGCAGGTTCCGGCCATCGAAGGAGAGTATTCCGGTAGAGTTACCTATGCTACTGACAACTCAAAGATTGTAACAATCACTGGCACTAATAAGGTCGCTCAGGTAACTGCTCTTGCAACTGGAACAGCGATTGTTACTGCTACAAGCCCTTCCGGAGCTAAAAGCGACTTAATGATTTATGTTAAGAAAGCTACTGAGATGACAGCTCCTTATATTACGTCTCAAACCAATGTCCTTGCGATGAAAATTACTGATTCTCAGAGATCTGTGAGTGCTTCGATTGTCGGAGAAGGAATCTCGACTCCAGACCAGTATAATCTACAATGGAAAATTACAGATCCATCTATTGCGAGTCTTATAGGCACCTCTGGATCAAATATCATCGTAAAACCGTTAAAAGCAGGTGAAACGTCAATACGTATTTCTCATCCAAAAACATCAACTATCTATACCATACATGTACAGGTAGAAGGATCAAATGCTGGAATCTCGCTAAACAAGAACTATATATCGACAGAGACCGGAAAAACGGTTGAAATATCTGCAAATATAGATCTTGGTACAAGCGAGGACTATAAAGCTATTACATGGAGCGCTGATAAGGTCGGTGGTGCTGAGATTGTCTCAATTCTCGGAAGCGGGAAGACGGTTGCCCTTTATTCCCTGTCTACCGGAAAAACTACGGTTACGGCCGAGTTCAAGGGGAAAACAGCAAAATGTGATGTGTTGATAGCTGCATCAAGACAATTCAGTTTTGATACTCAGTCCATGCGTCTACAACCTGGTCAAAAGAAGACTTTCAAATATGTCTTGATACCTGAGGATGCTGCGATAAATTGGATGACCAATTCCAATGAATTTGTAACGTATGCTGTTGACACAAGTTCCAAAACGGTGACCGTTACAGGCCTTACCGAAGGAGTTACAAAGCTTTCAGGAACAGCAAACAGCATGAGTGCAAGTATAAATATTACTTGTGCCTGGGATTATAAGCTCACATTAAATAAGTCTCTTATCAAAGCAGAACCAAGATATGATTCAACGAATCCTCTTTTGTATACTATCTCATATGATGTAAATCCTCCGAATGCTACTATTGGACTATTAATTGATAATGATATCGCATCATATACAATTGATAAAAACAAGAAGGAAATCTACTTGAAACCACTAAAAGAGGGCTCGGCTGTATTCACTGTAAGTGCTACAAATCCATATAATAATTACAGATTTGGAACTCAGATTTGTAGTTTAAATCTTGGTTATTCAAATCTTACAGTTAAGCCTTCTGTTATCTCAAAACAAGGAAAGTTTTCAAGATATGATGAACCCAGTGGTATGTTAATTTTGGGAGATGGCGAGAGTGTCAATTTTGCTTTAGGAGTTACTGAAACTAATGCAACATATACAATTTCAAATCTTCATTTCACCTCCTCAAATGCAAATATACCTGTAGCATTAACACAATCTTCATCTACTTCATGGAATATTACACATCCAATGGATTACATAGTAAAGGAGTACTTGGTTACCCATGATACTTACTATACATGGAATGGTAGTAGAGTAATTCTCGATTGGCAAAAATATTCGGATGGAGGTGAATATGTCCATTTAGCAAAATTAGGTCTAATGGCTGTACCTATAACGGTTAATAACGTTACCACTTCAATAGATATGGATATATATTTATCGTTGTTTGATACAACCTTCCCATTTAAGGCAGTCTATGATCCAAAATCACGAGAGGATGAATTTGGTTTTGTTATTGATGCATCTAGTCGCCTTAAATTTAATAAGGTTCAGCGGTCAACACCAATACGGATGAGTCAGTCTTCTTTCAAGGCAGATACAAATAATTATATTCCATCACTTTCATATAAAGTCGTGGATAGACCTGGGTATCAGTCTGGCTTTGAATGGAAATATACAACCTATCACGAAGGGAACACCACTGCTTATTTCTTAAATGATGCACAATTAGTAAACTCTATAGATGAATCGGTTACGAGTATAATAACTCTTGGGTTTATTAACGGGACCATAACAAGACCTAATGGAACTCAATCAATATCAATACAAGTTATGTCTGAAACCAGAAGATGTGCAGCAAAATAA
- a CDS encoding TrbI/VirB10 family protein, translating to MSKYDEETGLVLSDEDEIAREAALDEEKDTEDVSSKNDGASVEPKTVVPRINKKLILLLAGGLASLIVVVSIISPSESKKKKKMEDGVASELIVPDFSVQPKPYEERSEVRNSSPPAIQEESPVYVPPPQQTKKSQPTSGGRPAQVDESALNAYGSAIIPVVQGRLLGQETQGAYRENSQGQDPLMQTISGFGSVPMGQDEYTANRIAALGGIGSSGGTGSGESMGYREQNMQDDKQSFYSSGRENETTGYFIGNDTLWNGTMIPGVLITGINTDLPGDVQARVTENIYDSLTRKKILVPQGSILIASYNSSVSFAQSRVQIAWNTLIRPDGFQVSLGNMNSVDAQGYSGTKGKVDEHLFQYAKAMGIISAFTLINGEFAATMASTQNETAQNLIAANQNVITQLGAKIIDRTMNIQPTLTVKSGTKINIMLNKNIRLPPISSPPVTSVYKR from the coding sequence ATGAGTAAATACGACGAAGAAACCGGCCTTGTTCTTTCGGATGAAGATGAAATTGCACGAGAAGCAGCGCTGGACGAAGAAAAAGATACCGAAGATGTTTCTTCGAAAAATGATGGTGCTTCAGTTGAGCCGAAAACAGTTGTTCCGAGGATTAACAAAAAACTCATTTTGTTGTTGGCCGGTGGACTTGCTTCCCTCATTGTTGTTGTTTCGATTATCTCCCCTTCCGAGAGTAAAAAAAAGAAGAAGATGGAAGACGGAGTCGCTTCTGAATTGATTGTACCTGATTTCTCTGTACAACCAAAGCCCTACGAGGAACGTTCGGAAGTACGCAATTCGTCTCCTCCGGCTATTCAGGAGGAAAGTCCAGTATATGTACCTCCCCCTCAGCAAACGAAGAAGTCACAACCGACAAGTGGGGGAAGACCTGCTCAAGTAGATGAAAGTGCGTTGAATGCCTATGGATCTGCAATTATTCCGGTAGTTCAAGGAAGACTTCTCGGCCAAGAAACTCAAGGAGCATATAGGGAAAATTCTCAAGGACAAGATCCGTTAATGCAAACCATCTCTGGTTTTGGTTCTGTTCCCATGGGTCAGGACGAATATACGGCAAATCGGATCGCGGCTCTTGGGGGAATCGGTTCCTCTGGCGGCACAGGAAGCGGAGAATCGATGGGATACCGTGAACAGAATATGCAAGACGACAAACAATCGTTTTATAGTTCTGGCCGAGAGAATGAGACTACGGGATATTTTATTGGAAATGATACGCTCTGGAATGGAACAATGATTCCCGGAGTCTTAATCACTGGTATTAACACCGATCTTCCCGGCGATGTACAAGCCCGTGTGACGGAAAACATTTATGATTCCCTCACAAGAAAAAAAATACTAGTTCCGCAAGGGAGCATACTTATAGCATCATACAACTCGTCCGTTTCTTTCGCGCAAAGTAGGGTTCAGATTGCATGGAATACATTGATTAGGCCAGACGGATTTCAGGTTTCCCTTGGGAATATGAATAGCGTAGATGCTCAAGGATATTCAGGAACCAAGGGCAAGGTTGACGAGCATCTGTTCCAATATGCGAAAGCGATGGGAATTATTTCTGCATTTACATTGATTAATGGTGAGTTTGCTGCAACCATGGCTTCTACTCAAAATGAGACAGCACAGAATCTCATAGCTGCAAACCAGAATGTTATTACCCAGCTGGGAGCCAAAATTATTGATCGAACAATGAATATCCAACCGACTCTTACGGTGAAAAGCGGAACAAAGATCAATATTATGCTTAATAAAAATATTCGCCTTCCTCCTATCTCATCTCCACCTGTTACATCTGTATATAAAAGATGA
- a CDS encoding TrbG/VirB9 family P-type conjugative transfer protein → MYKRHEIRASFLLATSIVLVVSCKTMDMEPRNEVVKDKLVEMEEKSEEEVAVEELKTSIDVQNQIVYVDRPVYIPTPEPAVKRTTGLDSVKQSTEEGTIKPTEYSHAARIYDYDPDQVYEVYCQILRTTDIHLQPGEIVIDSPFVSDTERWIIGAGVNQQNNVVVQHIYVKPKQAGLDATLIINTNMRVYHVVLRSYSNVYMPIVKWKYHNQGMPQIFAKDITKEIQVATEMDTIDPRFLSFDYKITFNVFKKPRWIPTRVYDDGKKTYITFDEEVLQMELPGIFENKADVVNYRPQGNLIVIDKLIERVTVKYKKERITIEKKKG, encoded by the coding sequence ATGTACAAAAGACATGAGATCCGCGCCAGTTTTTTACTAGCTACCAGTATTGTTCTGGTAGTTTCCTGTAAAACGATGGACATGGAGCCGAGAAACGAAGTCGTTAAAGACAAACTTGTCGAAATGGAAGAAAAGAGCGAAGAAGAAGTTGCAGTTGAAGAACTGAAAACCTCCATCGATGTTCAAAATCAAATAGTCTATGTTGATCGCCCTGTGTATATTCCGACTCCTGAGCCAGCGGTAAAACGGACTACAGGTCTTGATTCAGTCAAACAATCTACTGAAGAGGGAACTATCAAACCAACTGAGTACTCACACGCAGCGAGAATTTATGATTATGATCCAGATCAGGTGTATGAAGTATATTGTCAGATACTACGCACAACAGATATACACCTACAGCCCGGTGAGATAGTCATCGATAGTCCATTTGTTTCAGATACCGAGCGATGGATTATTGGTGCAGGTGTTAATCAGCAGAACAATGTTGTCGTTCAGCATATCTATGTTAAACCGAAACAGGCCGGACTTGATGCCACACTCATCATAAATACAAATATGAGAGTATACCATGTGGTTTTAAGAAGTTATTCAAACGTGTATATGCCTATTGTGAAATGGAAATATCACAATCAAGGGATGCCACAGATCTTTGCTAAAGATATAACCAAAGAAATTCAAGTAGCAACAGAGATGGATACAATAGATCCACGTTTTTTATCATTTGACTACAAGATTACTTTCAATGTTTTCAAGAAACCTCGATGGATTCCAACAAGAGTCTATGATGATGGAAAGAAGACCTATATAACCTTCGATGAAGAAGTCTTACAGATGGAATTACCTGGGATCTTTGAAAATAAGGCCGACGTGGTAAATTATCGCCCACAGGGGAATTTGATTGTCATTGATAAGCTTATCGAGCGTGTGACAGTAAAGTACAAAAAAGAGCGAATTACAATCGAGAAGAAAAAGGGGTAA
- a CDS encoding type IV secretion system protein yields MASHHKKVIYTEFDIDNPMKRNEKLYCDLVARESKGKKEWLIIAIVELAVIIVLAVSLSWAMTLPKKIPVVITVLPWGEAKYVGDVSSYSYQTMNIPESAYIYQVETFLQNLRTLPTDGEVLTANISSLYNIITPSCADRMTPAIREDNPFADIGFKKRVVTIESTIRVSGSTYQVDFIETVTGRGAGTKRFRALVTTTRKTPPKKAEKLNPLGIYIEEYNLTEITRIQGAQ; encoded by the coding sequence ATGGCAAGTCATCATAAGAAAGTAATCTACACAGAATTTGATATTGATAACCCTATGAAGCGAAATGAAAAACTATACTGCGATTTAGTGGCTCGGGAGAGTAAAGGCAAAAAAGAGTGGCTTATTATAGCGATAGTGGAACTCGCTGTGATCATTGTTCTTGCAGTGTCACTGTCATGGGCAATGACACTACCGAAGAAGATCCCGGTTGTAATTACTGTTCTACCATGGGGCGAAGCAAAATATGTAGGGGATGTATCCAGCTATTCCTATCAAACGATGAACATCCCTGAAAGCGCATATATCTACCAGGTGGAAACATTCCTCCAAAACTTACGTACGCTTCCCACCGATGGAGAAGTTCTCACCGCGAACATCAGCTCCCTCTATAACATCATTACTCCTTCCTGTGCAGATCGAATGACACCTGCAATCCGTGAGGATAATCCCTTCGCAGATATTGGATTCAAGAAACGAGTTGTAACAATAGAATCTACAATACGGGTATCAGGTAGTACCTATCAAGTTGATTTTATTGAAACTGTAACCGGACGGGGAGCTGGAACTAAACGTTTCCGCGCATTGGTTACGACAACCCGGAAGACGCCGCCCAAGAAAGCGGAAAAACTCAATCCATTAGGTATTTACATTGAAGAATACAATCTCACTGAAATCACTCGCATACAAGGAGCACAGTAA
- a CDS encoding type IV secretion system protein, producing the protein MEPKWLDAPFFTLLEDFSSLQGYFMGQAMFIAKIILTLNLGLIAIKYIAKGEGLSEQLIKTLTSVIFFLIFINAYPVMIQGINRIIYAWSYGSTYGKVAAMIQKTTSDGEATEFWEKKANDPDAYSDIIKVLEEETGKGNVAKKYILDIFDKGSDKRPGMFIRPNAVMRLLMLTFENIWYQAIQCLENVAIVFYLPKDPAGFVLLTLSAFAVLLGGIFCSIQYFIGAIEFTLITSVGCIMLPFMLWDGTKFLTEKLVGAIVGQALKLLFVTLTFMLAINGFLALMVRPFDNFIDQTIYTLFTIFLHWLLCQNGPALATALLTGTPQLSMAEGLRTAASMAGAAAAGGAAVKGAASAGVKTAVQGKAAVDQAVGAGKAAAADGKGKLGSIAAGARSMGDSAKESVKSGVHGLAKSLTNGKGGGGNNSGGGNRFSSLEARNKPKEDGNRKTSGEFAQENKAKGAERYAQHKQETKNAESSAWKAQIGGMQKPVQQDTKKYDGGTPLGQQSPQRTTPPTPPSGGNNGKSS; encoded by the coding sequence ATGGAACCTAAATGGCTTGACGCACCTTTTTTTACACTTCTTGAAGACTTCTCTAGTCTTCAAGGGTATTTCATGGGACAGGCGATGTTTATTGCAAAGATTATCCTAACACTTAATCTCGGGCTTATTGCGATTAAGTACATTGCCAAAGGAGAAGGATTATCAGAGCAGTTAATCAAAACACTCACATCTGTAATATTCTTTTTGATTTTCATTAATGCTTATCCCGTAATGATTCAAGGTATAAATAGAATTATATATGCTTGGAGTTATGGTTCAACCTATGGGAAGGTAGCAGCGATGATCCAGAAAACTACCTCTGATGGTGAGGCAACGGAGTTCTGGGAAAAGAAAGCAAATGACCCGGATGCATATTCGGATATTATTAAAGTACTCGAAGAGGAAACGGGAAAGGGAAATGTTGCAAAGAAATACATACTTGATATCTTTGATAAAGGCTCTGATAAACGACCTGGAATGTTTATAAGACCAAACGCAGTCATGCGTTTACTGATGCTTACCTTCGAAAATATTTGGTATCAAGCAATACAATGCTTAGAAAATGTTGCAATAGTATTTTATCTTCCTAAAGACCCTGCTGGTTTTGTTCTCCTTACATTATCTGCATTTGCTGTTCTCCTCGGTGGTATTTTCTGTTCGATACAATATTTCATTGGTGCAATTGAATTCACACTTATCACAAGCGTTGGATGTATTATGCTTCCCTTCATGCTCTGGGATGGAACAAAGTTCCTTACAGAGAAACTGGTTGGAGCAATAGTCGGTCAAGCGTTAAAACTTCTCTTTGTAACCCTTACGTTCATGCTCGCCATAAATGGTTTTCTTGCGCTCATGGTTCGACCCTTTGATAACTTCATCGACCAAACCATCTATACGCTATTCACCATCTTCCTTCATTGGCTTCTTTGTCAAAACGGCCCCGCACTTGCGACAGCACTGTTGACCGGCACGCCTCAATTATCAATGGCTGAAGGTCTTCGGACTGCTGCCTCTATGGCAGGAGCAGCCGCAGCCGGTGGAGCTGCCGTTAAGGGTGCAGCTTCTGCTGGAGTCAAAACCGCTGTACAAGGGAAAGCAGCGGTTGATCAGGCTGTTGGTGCTGGAAAGGCCGCTGCCGCAGATGGAAAAGGAAAGCTTGGCTCAATTGCAGCAGGTGCGCGCTCAATGGGTGATTCTGCCAAAGAGTCTGTGAAGTCCGGTGTTCATGGACTTGCAAAGAGTCTTACGAATGGTAAAGGAGGAGGCGGAAACAATAGTGGCGGCGGAAATCGATTCTCATCGCTTGAGGCTCGGAATAAACCAAAAGAAGATGGGAATCGGAAAACAAGCGGTGAATTTGCTCAGGAGAATAAAGCAAAAGGAGCGGAACGATATGCACAACATAAGCAAGAAACTAAAAATGCTGAATCTTCTGCATGGAAAGCACAAATAGGCGGAATGCAAAAACCTGTTCAGCAAGATACCAAAAAGTATGACGGTGGAACTCCGTTAGGACAACAATCCCCACAACGTACTACACCACCTACACCACCATCTGGAGGAAATAATGGCAAGTCATCATAA